The Starkeya sp. ORNL1 DNA window ATGATGATGGCGACCGGCGGCGCCGTCGCGGTCGTCGACGCGGTCATTTCGCGTGCTTTCCCCGAAAAAGAAGGCGCGGATTATAGGAATCGCCGCCCCTGCGGCAAGCGGGAAAACGGCGTTGCCGCGGTTTTGCCAAGGTTAATGACGCGTTTACGTTTGCGTCCCACATTGGCACGCAATCACACCGCCGGATGCTGCATGATCGCCCGTGTCCTCGTTGTCGACGACGATCCGGTGCAACGCCGCCTCATCGAGGCGATGCTGCGCCGGCTCGGCCATGAGCCGCTTACCGCGGACGGTGGCGAGGCGGCGGTGCGCCGGTTGTCCGACGTCCACGCCGCGCCAGTCGATTGCGTCGTGCTCGACCTGACCATGCCGGGTCTCGACGGCATGAGCGTGCTCGCCCGGCTGCGCGCGCTCGGCATCGAGACGCCGGTCATCGTGCAGGCCGTCCATGGCAGTGTCGATGCGGCGGTTGCCGCGGTGCGGGCCGGGGCGTGCGACTTCGTGGTGCAGCCGGTTGCGATCGAGCGCCTCCAGGTGTCGCTCGCCAATGCGCTGGCGCAGGCGGCACTGAAGCGCGAGGTGCGGCGCATGCGGCACAATGGTGCCGCGGCGCCGGCCAAGACGATCGAGACCGCCCCGGCGATCGAGGCCGCCCCCGACATAGTGCCGGCGGATTCGCCGATGCTGGCTATGCTCGACATGGACGGGCGGATGCGACCGCTCGACGAGCTGGAGGCCGAGATCATCCGATTCGCCATCGCCCACCATGACGGGCGGATGAGCGAAGCGGCGCGGCGGCTGAAGATCGGCCGCTCGACGCTCTATCGAAAGCTCGCCGAGCTTGGGCTCGACGAGGCGACCTAGGCAAGAAATGGTGCCGGATCGCAAGCGGCGTGTGGCACCGGAGTGACGTATGTGGGTTTTTGAACGCTGTGCCGGCTTCGTGAGTTGTACGGAGAGGGACATTGTTCAGAAAGGGTTCAGGGCGCGCAGCCGATGAAAGCATCGCGACGGACGATGGAACGGAGAAAGTCATGTCTGGCCGGCTGAAGCTTCTTTCGGGCACGGCGATAGCCGCGGTTGCCGCGCTGTCGCTTTCGGTCGCCGCCCTTGGGCTGGCGCTGCCGATGCTCGTGGCACAGGCACAGGAAAATACCGTTCAACGGGGACCGGAAATTCAGCAAGGCCCCGATTTGCCGGCACCGCAAGAGAGCGCCCCGCACGCCGCGGGAGGTTCGGTCGAGACCACCGACAGCGCGGGCATGGGCACCTCCGATGGCGCGGCACCTTCCACCTCCGATCCGGTTGCCGCCGTGCCGGCCCCCACGGCTCCGGAGCCGACCGCGGCGGAAGCCGGGGCGGCGACTCATCA harbors:
- a CDS encoding response regulator, translating into MIARVLVVDDDPVQRRLIEAMLRRLGHEPLTADGGEAAVRRLSDVHAAPVDCVVLDLTMPGLDGMSVLARLRALGIETPVIVQAVHGSVDAAVAAVRAGACDFVVQPVAIERLQVSLANALAQAALKREVRRMRHNGAAAPAKTIETAPAIEAAPDIVPADSPMLAMLDMDGRMRPLDELEAEIIRFAIAHHDGRMSEAARRLKIGRSTLYRKLAELGLDEAT